Proteins co-encoded in one Methylobacterium sp. WL1 genomic window:
- a CDS encoding acyl-CoA dehydrogenase family protein, giving the protein MAHKPDPIAPKPPELASPWHDPARAALQAEARAFAHDVVLPLADELDPQKAEMPRGLIEAMAEKGWFGITIPEAQGGLGLGVFEYCLVSEELARAWLSVGSILARGQGLGTQTLDPERRADLLRRSARGHWIGSISLSEPNAGSDLAGVQTRAVRDGDTWVITGTKRWAGFAKGADFIEVLARTRDPEPGESRSAGLEPFLVVKERDSFPPGVTGRVIDKIGYHGFQTFELALDGVRVPESDRLTGLYGDQGADADSGGFASVQRGLNIARVHTAARAVGVARAAVEDTQAYLQERVQFGHPIGDFQALRFALADMAAEVAQARAFWQQVAHLLDQGEPAESESAMVKLLATEMAVRVTNQSMQLHGGNGYTTERRVERYWRDARLTTIFEGTSEIQRRIISDRMLPRPKA; this is encoded by the coding sequence ATGGCGCACAAGCCTGATCCGATCGCCCCGAAGCCACCTGAGCTGGCCTCGCCCTGGCACGATCCGGCCCGGGCCGCGCTCCAGGCCGAGGCGCGCGCCTTCGCGCACGACGTCGTCCTCCCGCTCGCCGACGAGCTCGATCCGCAGAAGGCCGAGATGCCCCGCGGGCTCATCGAGGCCATGGCCGAGAAGGGCTGGTTCGGCATCACGATACCCGAGGCGCAGGGAGGCCTCGGTCTCGGGGTCTTCGAATATTGCCTCGTCTCGGAGGAGCTGGCCCGGGCCTGGCTGTCGGTGGGCAGCATCCTGGCCCGGGGCCAGGGCCTCGGCACCCAGACCCTCGACCCCGAGCGCCGGGCGGATCTGCTGCGCCGCTCGGCCCGGGGCCACTGGATCGGCTCGATCTCCCTGTCGGAGCCCAATGCCGGCTCGGATCTGGCCGGCGTGCAGACCCGCGCGGTGCGGGACGGCGACACCTGGGTGATCACCGGCACAAAGCGCTGGGCGGGCTTCGCCAAGGGCGCCGACTTCATCGAGGTCCTCGCCCGCACCCGAGACCCGGAGCCCGGCGAGTCCCGCTCGGCCGGTCTGGAGCCGTTCCTGGTGGTGAAGGAGCGCGACAGCTTCCCGCCCGGGGTGACCGGCCGGGTGATCGACAAGATCGGCTATCACGGCTTCCAGACCTTCGAGCTCGCCCTCGATGGCGTGCGCGTGCCCGAGAGCGACCGGCTCACCGGCCTCTACGGCGACCAGGGCGCCGACGCGGACTCCGGCGGCTTCGCCTCGGTCCAGCGCGGCCTCAACATCGCCCGGGTCCACACGGCGGCCCGCGCCGTCGGCGTGGCGCGCGCGGCGGTGGAGGACACCCAGGCCTACCTGCAGGAGCGGGTCCAGTTCGGCCACCCGATCGGCGATTTCCAGGCCCTGCGCTTCGCGCTCGCCGACATGGCCGCGGAGGTCGCCCAGGCTCGGGCGTTCTGGCAGCAGGTCGCCCACCTGCTCGACCAGGGCGAGCCCGCCGAGAGCGAATCCGCCATGGTGAAGCTTCTGGCGACCGAGATGGCGGTGCGCGTGACGAACCAGTCGATGCAGCTGCACGGCGGCAACGGCTACACCACCGAGCGGCGGGTCGAGCGCTACTGGCGCGACGCGCGCCTGACCACGATCTTCGAGGGCACCAGCGAGATCCAGCGGCGGATCATCAGCGACCGGATGCTGCCGCGGCCCAAGGCCTGA
- a CDS encoding response regulator, translating into MTLADPLAESFAMNAPATPHILVVEDDREISALVARYLRGNDCRVTLAGDGNEMDRVLAEARIDLIVLDLMLPGEDGMSLCRRLRSASQIPILMLTAKSEEVDRILGLELGADDYLAKPFNPRELLARIRAILRRVAAEAPDPDERRRLHFSGWTLDVSLRQVLSPEGARIAMTGAEFELLHALCLRPGRVLSRDQLLDLTQGRTAGPFERSIDVLISRIRQKIERDTRNPEFIRTIRSGGYLFTPEVTRS; encoded by the coding sequence ATGACGCTCGCCGATCCGCTCGCCGAATCCTTCGCGATGAACGCACCCGCCACACCCCACATCCTCGTGGTCGAGGACGATCGCGAGATCTCGGCCCTGGTCGCCCGCTACCTGCGCGGCAACGATTGCCGCGTGACGCTTGCGGGCGACGGCAACGAGATGGACCGGGTGCTGGCGGAGGCTCGGATCGACCTGATCGTGCTCGATCTGATGCTGCCGGGCGAGGACGGCATGAGCCTGTGCCGCCGCCTGCGCAGCGCCTCTCAGATCCCGATCCTGATGCTGACCGCGAAATCCGAGGAGGTCGACCGCATCCTCGGCCTGGAACTCGGGGCCGACGACTACCTGGCCAAGCCGTTCAATCCGCGCGAGCTGCTCGCCCGGATCCGGGCGATCCTGCGCCGGGTGGCCGCCGAGGCACCCGACCCGGACGAGCGCCGCCGCCTGCACTTCTCGGGCTGGACGCTGGACGTGTCGCTCCGGCAGGTGCTGTCGCCGGAAGGCGCCCGCATCGCCATGACGGGCGCGGAGTTCGAGCTGCTGCACGCGCTCTGCCTGCGGCCGGGCCGCGTGCTGTCGCGCGACCAGTTGCTCGACCTGACACAGGGCCGCACGGCAGGGCCGTTCGAGCGCAGCATCGACGTGCTGATCTCGCGCATCCGCCAGAAGATCGAGCGGGATACGCGCAATCCCGAATTCATCCGCACGATCCGCTCGGGCGGCTACCTGTTCACCCCCGAAGTGACCCGGTCATGA
- a CDS encoding ATP-binding protein, whose amino-acid sequence MSAFRSLRARLRPQSIAGQIALLVVAGIAVAHMVATAAFLLLHEPQNPDTLPGVAAGRLSTLVRLLDEADPAARPALLASGRSLPLMRVEAWDGTVPPDAAPVPDLPVIRRLRVGAGRHVTLVDLSTQDPAQTQSDGQLHIGMITPKGATLQATLPNAPLRPPRQGALIFTVVFLALTLALLCVWATRALTAPLARLAGAAEAFGTHDDHVALPTAGPREVLAVSRALDRMRARVRRLIDDRTQMLAAISHDLRTPITRLRLRAEFIEDEHTRTATLRDLDQMNGLVEAALSFVRDGQTRDASSLSLVDLASVVQTVCDDFSDFGAPVSVAHSRHVLVQGRPEELQRAITNLVDNAVKYGGGAEVQMESSERGIRICVLDQGPGIPETERDAMLQPFVRGDRARNLNEASGFGLGLSIVLAIVEAHNGRLTLENRREGGLCAAIELPLAAQAYASRAAQRSQGPLPARAA is encoded by the coding sequence ATGAGCGCGTTCCGATCCTTGCGCGCCCGCCTGCGTCCGCAGAGCATCGCGGGGCAGATCGCCCTGCTGGTCGTGGCCGGGATCGCGGTGGCCCACATGGTCGCCACCGCGGCGTTCCTCCTCCTGCACGAGCCGCAGAATCCGGACACGCTGCCGGGCGTCGCGGCGGGCCGGCTCTCCACGCTGGTGCGGCTCCTCGACGAGGCGGACCCAGCCGCGCGGCCGGCCCTGCTGGCGAGCGGGCGCAGCCTCCCGCTGATGCGGGTCGAGGCTTGGGACGGGACGGTTCCGCCGGACGCGGCCCCCGTGCCCGACCTCCCGGTCATCCGTCGCCTGCGCGTCGGCGCCGGCCGGCACGTGACCCTGGTGGATCTGAGCACGCAGGATCCGGCACAGACGCAGTCGGACGGGCAGCTGCATATCGGGATGATCACGCCCAAGGGCGCGACCCTGCAGGCCACGCTGCCGAACGCGCCGCTGCGCCCGCCCCGGCAGGGGGCCCTGATTTTCACGGTCGTGTTCCTGGCCCTCACTCTCGCGTTGCTCTGCGTCTGGGCGACCCGGGCGCTGACGGCGCCGCTGGCGCGGCTGGCCGGAGCCGCCGAGGCGTTCGGCACCCACGACGACCACGTCGCGCTTCCGACGGCAGGCCCCCGCGAGGTGCTGGCCGTCTCCCGGGCGCTCGACCGGATGCGGGCCCGGGTGCGCCGCCTGATCGACGACCGCACCCAGATGCTGGCGGCGATCAGCCACGACCTGCGCACGCCGATCACCCGCCTGCGCCTGCGCGCCGAGTTCATCGAGGACGAGCACACCCGCACGGCCACCCTGCGCGACCTGGACCAGATGAACGGCCTGGTGGAGGCGGCCCTGTCCTTCGTGCGGGACGGGCAGACGCGGGATGCCAGCAGCCTGAGCCTCGTGGACCTCGCCTCGGTGGTTCAGACGGTCTGCGACGACTTCTCGGATTTCGGCGCGCCCGTGAGCGTCGCCCACAGCCGGCACGTCCTGGTGCAGGGCCGCCCGGAGGAATTGCAGCGGGCGATCACCAACCTGGTGGACAACGCCGTCAAGTACGGCGGAGGGGCTGAGGTCCAGATGGAATCCTCCGAGCGCGGCATCCGCATCTGCGTACTCGATCAGGGCCCCGGCATCCCGGAGACCGAACGCGACGCGATGCTGCAGCCCTTCGTGCGCGGCGACCGCGCCCGCAATCTCAACGAGGCCAGCGGTTTCGGCCTTGGCCTGTCGATCGTGCTGGCGATCGTCGAGGCGCATAACGGCCGCCTGACCCTGGAGAACAGGCGCGAGGGCGGCCTGTGCGCCGCCATCGAGCTGCCGCTCGCGGCGCAGGCCTATGCGAGCCGGGCGGCACAGAGATCCCAAGGCCCGCTACCGGCCCGGGCTGCCTGA
- a CDS encoding methyl-accepting chemotaxis protein: MVVLSRLSSRLPAMTIGLALLSATAMGGFSWYSAKSGLIDAANERLQLAAAARRDGIELVADRMQADFLAASAHPQIVSNFPDLIENLDPAKPDTAAVIAAFQAPPTVEARVALDGTGMYGRRHVKVQETARKLITQAGYADLLFLDDAGRVVYTTTKGKDFGQSVTEDGLKDTALARLVQRLKAADPSAVLYEDFTAYPVDGVPAAFIGRAMTKRANVAMGTAQAAERIGFIALRVTPTLFDQALAKRTGLGETGQVMAAGADGRLRSNPPLNATVKAGNELKPLGIEAAQLKAGGSFDFTAADGPHMAAASPVSVLGAPWTVVAEQSQAEAIDAVRALSRNLLLIGLCVLAGTAVLGLLLARSIVSPLGALTRALKALAERQALSDVPGSRRRDEIGDIARAVVIIRDVSLEDAAQQLQTTEAARLREEQARRAMLQDLASGFETSVGGIVDGLTRGVAALQGASGTMRVAVSGTSARSTSVASAARQTADNVDAVAAAAEELGATVQEIGRQVEQAAGMSATAVGEAKRAEGTMADLAAAATRIGDVVGMVSTIAGQTNLLALNATIEAARAGEAGRGFAVVAAEVKELATQTSRATEEIGRQVASIQAVTGGVSEAIQGIVSQIEAMNHVSTSISAAVEEQGVTTQDIVRSMGQASTGTSGMTADIAEVARVASDAGEAAASVAQASDELAAQSEQLRAEVSQFLRNVRAA, translated from the coding sequence ATGGTGGTGCTTTCGCGGCTGAGTTCTCGCCTGCCGGCGATGACGATCGGCTTGGCCCTGCTCAGCGCCACCGCGATGGGCGGCTTCAGCTGGTATTCCGCCAAGTCCGGCCTGATCGACGCGGCGAATGAGCGCCTGCAGCTCGCCGCCGCGGCCCGCCGCGATGGGATCGAGCTGGTGGCGGACCGGATGCAGGCCGACTTCCTGGCCGCGTCCGCGCATCCGCAGATCGTCTCGAACTTCCCAGACCTGATCGAGAACCTCGACCCGGCCAAGCCGGACACCGCCGCGGTCATCGCGGCGTTCCAGGCGCCGCCGACCGTCGAGGCCCGGGTCGCCCTCGACGGCACCGGCATGTATGGGCGTCGGCACGTGAAGGTACAGGAGACGGCGCGCAAGCTCATCACGCAGGCCGGCTACGCCGACTTGCTGTTCCTCGATGATGCCGGCCGCGTCGTCTACACGACCACGAAGGGCAAGGATTTCGGCCAGTCGGTGACCGAGGACGGGCTGAAGGATACGGCCCTCGCCCGCCTCGTCCAGCGTCTCAAGGCCGCCGACCCGAGCGCCGTACTCTACGAGGATTTCACGGCCTATCCCGTGGACGGTGTCCCGGCCGCCTTCATCGGCCGCGCCATGACCAAGCGGGCGAACGTCGCCATGGGCACGGCCCAGGCCGCGGAGCGGATCGGCTTCATCGCCCTGCGGGTGACGCCGACGCTGTTCGATCAGGCCCTGGCCAAGCGGACCGGCCTCGGCGAGACCGGCCAGGTCATGGCCGCCGGCGCGGACGGGCGCCTGCGCAGCAACCCGCCCCTCAACGCGACCGTGAAGGCCGGCAACGAACTCAAGCCGCTCGGGATCGAGGCGGCCCAGCTCAAGGCGGGCGGAAGCTTCGACTTCACCGCCGCGGACGGCCCGCACATGGCGGCGGCCTCTCCGGTCAGCGTGCTCGGCGCCCCCTGGACCGTGGTGGCGGAGCAGTCGCAGGCGGAGGCGATCGATGCCGTGCGCGCGCTCTCCCGCAACCTGCTGCTGATCGGGCTCTGCGTCCTCGCCGGGACGGCCGTGCTCGGCCTGCTGCTGGCGCGCTCGATCGTGTCGCCGCTCGGCGCACTGACCCGCGCCCTCAAGGCGCTCGCCGAACGCCAGGCGCTCAGCGACGTACCGGGCAGCCGGCGCCGGGACGAGATCGGCGATATCGCCCGCGCCGTGGTCATCATCCGCGACGTGTCGCTGGAGGACGCGGCGCAGCAGCTCCAGACCACCGAGGCGGCGCGGCTGCGCGAAGAGCAGGCCCGCCGCGCCATGCTGCAGGATCTGGCGAGCGGCTTCGAGACGTCGGTCGGCGGCATCGTCGATGGGCTGACCCGGGGCGTGGCGGCCCTGCAGGGCGCGTCCGGAACCATGCGGGTCGCCGTTAGCGGCACGTCGGCGCGCTCGACCAGCGTCGCCAGCGCCGCGCGCCAGACCGCCGACAACGTCGATGCCGTGGCTGCGGCCGCCGAGGAACTCGGCGCCACCGTGCAGGAGATCGGGCGTCAGGTCGAGCAGGCAGCCGGCATGTCGGCCACCGCGGTCGGCGAGGCCAAGCGGGCCGAGGGCACGATGGCGGATCTCGCCGCCGCCGCCACCCGCATCGGCGACGTGGTCGGGATGGTCTCGACCATCGCGGGCCAGACCAACCTGCTCGCTCTGAACGCCACGATCGAGGCCGCCCGCGCCGGCGAGGCCGGCCGCGGCTTCGCGGTGGTCGCGGCCGAGGTCAAGGAATTGGCGACCCAAACCAGCCGGGCCACCGAGGAGATCGGCCGGCAGGTCGCGTCGATCCAGGCGGTGACCGGCGGCGTCTCCGAGGCGATCCAGGGCATCGTGTCCCAGATCGAGGCGATGAACCACGTCTCCACCAGCATCTCGGCGGCCGTCGAGGAGCAGGGCGTCACCACGCAGGACATCGTCCGCAGCATGGGCCAGGCCTCGACCGGCACGAGCGGGATGACCGCCGACATCGCCGAGGTCGCCCGGGTCGCCAGCGATGCCGGCGAGGCCGCCGCCTCCGTGGCGCAGGCCTCGGACGAACTCGCCGCCCAGTCGGAGCAGCTCCGCGCCGAGGTCTCGCAGTTCCTGCGCAACGTCCGGGCAGCCTGA
- the rocF gene encoding arginase, whose translation MTSDTSRGDARRIALIGAPIEVGTSEPGALMGPAALRTAGLVRTLSDLGHAVVDQGDVVPDGPADARGLPAVTAWTRALSRSVEAALGAGALPLAAGGDHSLSLGSVDGAMRHCAREGRPLFVLWLDAHADFNTPETSPSGNVHGMPLAALCGEPGFPSLFADPAPAPLPPANVHLFGLRSIDAGERALVTARRVGVTDMRTIDEFGVVAPLRRVLDRVARDGAHLHVSLDVDFLDPSIAPGVGTTVPGGATFREAHLIMEMLHDSDLVRSLDVVELNPFLDERGRSARVLVELVASLFGRRILDRPTPAIEAVSSDQGGRR comes from the coding sequence ATGACGAGCGACACCAGCCGAGGGGATGCGCGCCGGATCGCGCTGATCGGGGCGCCGATCGAGGTCGGGACCAGCGAGCCCGGCGCGCTCATGGGGCCTGCGGCCCTGCGCACCGCCGGACTGGTCCGGACCCTGTCCGATCTCGGCCACGCGGTCGTCGATCAGGGGGACGTCGTCCCCGACGGGCCGGCGGATGCGCGGGGCCTGCCCGCCGTCACGGCCTGGACCCGCGCCCTGTCGCGGTCGGTCGAGGCTGCTCTGGGGGCGGGCGCCCTGCCGCTCGCCGCCGGGGGCGATCACAGCCTGTCGCTCGGCTCGGTGGATGGGGCGATGCGCCACTGCGCCCGGGAGGGTCGGCCGCTCTTCGTGCTCTGGCTCGACGCCCACGCCGACTTCAACACCCCGGAAACCTCGCCGTCGGGCAACGTCCACGGCATGCCGCTGGCGGCCCTGTGCGGCGAGCCGGGCTTCCCGAGCCTGTTCGCCGATCCGGCGCCGGCGCCGCTGCCGCCGGCCAACGTCCACCTGTTCGGCCTGCGCTCGATCGATGCCGGCGAGCGCGCCCTCGTGACGGCCCGGCGGGTCGGCGTTACCGACATGCGCACCATCGACGAGTTCGGCGTAGTCGCGCCCCTGCGCCGCGTCCTCGACCGCGTCGCACGCGACGGCGCGCATCTTCATGTCAGTCTCGACGTCGATTTCCTCGACCCATCGATCGCACCCGGCGTCGGCACGACCGTGCCGGGGGGCGCGACCTTCCGGGAAGCGCACCTGATCATGGAGATGCTGCACGATTCCGACCTGGTGCGATCCCTCGACGTGGTCGAGCTGAACCCGTTCCTCGACGAAAGGGGCCGCAGCGCCCGGGTGCTGGTGGAACTGGTGGCGAGCCTGTTCGGCCGGCGCATCCTGGACCGGCCGACGCCCGCGATCGAGGCGGTCTCGAGCGATCAGGGCGGCCGCCGCTAA
- a CDS encoding urease accessory protein UreD, translating into MPDGATQVHDLPAAGAPARQRSDGRVHLWAGPAGGTGPTRILDLAESGPSRLRFPRGEGALEAVLVNTAGGVACGDAFTIALDLAPSADLVLTTTAAEKIYRSDGPVSRIENRITLAAHARLAWLPQETILFDRARVRRRFEADLAEGAALLAVEIVAFGRAARGERIAAGLFADTWRVRRAGRLVYADSLVLEGPISDLLTRPAIGGGARACATLLDVSANAEGRLEEARALLEQAVVPGIEAAASAWNGHLVIRALADGVEPLRGLVSRVLANYRDRPMPRVWQS; encoded by the coding sequence ATGCCGGACGGCGCGACGCAGGTTCATGATCTTCCGGCGGCCGGGGCGCCCGCGCGCCAGCGATCGGACGGGCGCGTCCACCTGTGGGCCGGTCCGGCCGGGGGAACGGGCCCGACCCGCATCCTCGACCTCGCTGAATCCGGCCCGTCGCGGCTGCGCTTCCCACGCGGGGAGGGGGCGCTTGAGGCGGTGCTGGTCAACACCGCCGGCGGTGTCGCGTGCGGCGACGCCTTCACGATCGCGCTGGACCTCGCCCCGTCGGCCGACCTCGTGCTGACGACCACGGCAGCGGAAAAGATCTACCGCTCGGACGGCCCGGTCAGCCGGATCGAGAACCGGATAACCTTGGCGGCGCACGCCCGGCTGGCCTGGCTGCCGCAGGAGACGATCCTGTTCGATCGCGCCCGGGTCCGGCGGCGCTTCGAGGCCGACCTCGCGGAGGGCGCCGCTTTGCTGGCCGTCGAGATCGTGGCCTTCGGCCGCGCCGCCCGGGGCGAGCGGATCGCGGCGGGGTTGTTCGCGGATACCTGGCGCGTGCGCCGGGCCGGGCGGCTCGTCTATGCCGACAGCCTCGTCCTGGAAGGCCCGATCTCGGATCTTCTCACGCGACCGGCGATCGGCGGCGGTGCCCGGGCCTGCGCGACCCTGCTGGACGTCTCAGCAAACGCGGAGGGGCGTCTGGAGGAAGCCCGCGCCCTGCTCGAACAGGCCGTCGTCCCCGGAATCGAGGCGGCGGCGAGCGCCTGGAACGGACACCTCGTCATCCGCGCCCTGGCCGACGGGGTCGAGCCCTTGCGCGGCCTCGTGAGCCGGGTCCTGGCCAACTATCGCGATCGGCCGATGCCCCGGGTCTGGCAGAGCTGA
- a CDS encoding methyl-accepting chemotaxis protein, which yields MRNSFGFKLAAVVGLLGFVAVGISAFAVRQSLWEQERAAATDRIWNAGLQAGALSQAIEHAVVQATALYTAEDTQEARTRLSGLQDALAAVEQVRGPFLVAMEDQLPPDRRRRFDLFVKEFIAYQNDTAELGLTISPKAALIQATDEATVKNRERIIAEISRLGGEVLARLNDQRAAGVIEQRHAIVALIVAPAVALALALAAAIWIVLSQIQKPLKRLKAAMQALAADRLDDAIPFTQRQDAIGQMAHAIAAFQAAMIERRTLDHDARARTARDLVRAERLAAATQAFDDEMQRTVADLAASADAMQASADALSSLAGETTTQVAVVAEASDQTAGVVVSIASAAEELSVAAREIESQVRHTSEIASTALSDTQGLVATVTTLSQAADDAGAVIALIRAVAQQTNMLALNATIEAARAGAAGRGFAVVATEVKDLAAQTAQATDRIAHHIGAIQAAAADTVGAIGSIGTVGQTIAQMSSIAAEVAVAADQQGQSSQMIARAITSAATDSRKVSDSVAGVRATAASNEVQAKHVRTSALQVNAGTHSLQRAIETFLAQVAAA from the coding sequence ATGCGCAATTCCTTCGGCTTCAAGCTGGCGGCGGTCGTCGGCCTGCTGGGCTTCGTGGCGGTCGGCATCTCGGCCTTCGCCGTGCGGCAATCCCTGTGGGAGCAGGAGCGCGCCGCAGCCACGGACAGGATCTGGAATGCCGGGCTTCAGGCCGGCGCCTTGAGCCAGGCGATCGAGCATGCGGTCGTGCAGGCCACCGCCCTCTACACGGCCGAGGATACGCAGGAAGCGCGGACGCGTCTCTCCGGGCTGCAGGACGCCCTGGCGGCGGTGGAACAGGTCCGGGGGCCGTTCCTGGTGGCGATGGAGGATCAGCTGCCGCCGGACCGGCGCCGCCGGTTCGACCTGTTCGTGAAGGAGTTCATCGCCTACCAGAACGACACCGCTGAGCTCGGCCTGACCATCTCGCCCAAGGCCGCCCTGATCCAGGCCACCGACGAGGCGACGGTGAAGAACCGCGAACGCATCATCGCGGAGATCAGCCGACTCGGGGGCGAGGTGTTGGCCCGGCTCAACGACCAGCGCGCAGCAGGCGTCATCGAGCAGCGCCATGCGATCGTCGCGCTGATCGTGGCGCCGGCGGTTGCGCTCGCCCTGGCATTGGCCGCCGCGATCTGGATCGTCCTCTCCCAGATCCAGAAGCCCCTGAAGCGCCTGAAGGCCGCCATGCAGGCTCTTGCGGCGGACCGGCTCGACGACGCGATCCCGTTCACGCAGCGCCAGGACGCGATCGGCCAGATGGCGCATGCCATCGCGGCGTTCCAGGCGGCGATGATCGAGCGGCGGACGCTCGACCACGACGCCCGGGCGCGGACGGCGCGCGACCTCGTCCGGGCCGAGCGCCTGGCCGCGGCGACCCAGGCCTTCGACGACGAGATGCAGCGGACGGTGGCGGATCTCGCCGCCTCCGCGGACGCCATGCAGGCCTCGGCCGACGCGCTATCGAGTCTCGCGGGCGAGACGACCACGCAGGTCGCCGTCGTGGCGGAGGCATCCGATCAGACCGCCGGTGTCGTAGTGAGCATCGCCAGCGCTGCCGAGGAGCTGTCGGTTGCGGCCCGGGAGATCGAGAGCCAGGTCCGGCATACGAGCGAGATCGCCTCGACGGCCCTGTCGGATACGCAAGGGCTGGTGGCGACGGTGACGACCCTCTCGCAAGCCGCGGACGACGCCGGCGCCGTTATCGCGCTGATCCGCGCCGTCGCTCAGCAGACCAACATGCTGGCGCTGAACGCCACCATCGAGGCCGCGCGGGCCGGTGCGGCGGGACGGGGGTTCGCCGTGGTCGCCACCGAGGTCAAGGATCTGGCGGCGCAGACCGCGCAGGCGACCGACCGCATCGCCCATCATATCGGGGCGATTCAAGCCGCCGCCGCCGACACGGTCGGAGCGATCGGCTCGATCGGCACGGTGGGCCAGACGATCGCGCAGATGAGCTCCATCGCCGCCGAGGTTGCGGTCGCAGCGGACCAGCAGGGCCAGTCGAGCCAGATGATTGCCCGTGCCATCACCAGCGCGGCGACGGATTCCCGGAAGGTCTCCGACAGCGTGGCGGGCGTGCGCGCCACTGCGGCCTCCAACGAGGTGCAGGCCAAGCATGTCCGGACAAGCGCCCTGCAGGTGAATGCCGGGACTCATAGCCTTCAGCGGGCGATCGAGACGTTTCTGGCCCAGGTCGCCGCGGCCTGA
- a CDS encoding methyl-accepting chemotaxis protein, translating into MRISLGFKLAAVVGLLGFVAVGISAFAVRQSLWEQERAAATDRIWNAGLQAGALGQAIEHAVVQATALYTAEDTKEARTRLSALHDALAAVEQVRGPFLVAMEDQLPSDRRRRFDLFVKEFIAYQNDTAELGLTISPKAALIQATDEATVRNREHMIAEIGLLGREVLTRLNERRAADAADRSTARLALIVVPAVALAFGLLAAIWIIISQVQKPLGRLKSSMTALAANDLGRTIPFTHRQDEIGEMASAIAGFQTALIEKRKLDTEAQARRDRDRVRAEQLAEATRAFEGETHRAVADLAGSADSMQDAAATLTGTAGDMASRAAVVAGASSQTADIVDSIAGAAEEFAASAREIEGRVRHTSEIAASALTDTKQLEITVSSLSQAAAEIDAVVTLIRTVAEQTNLLALNATIEAARAGAAGRGFAVVAAEVKALAGQTALATDRITGQVGSIQGAAANTVGAIASIGETIARMSVIASEVAQAADQQGAASQEIARAIADAAADSHKVSESVGGVRAAAASNEVQAEQVRGSASRVSTGTRTLQQAIETFLGQVHAA; encoded by the coding sequence ATGCGCATTTCTCTCGGCTTCAAGCTGGCGGCGGTCGTAGGCCTGCTGGGCTTCGTGGCGGTCGGCATCTCGGCCTTCGCCGTGCGGCAATCCCTGTGGGAGCAGGAGCGCGCCGCAGCCACGGACAGGATCTGGAATGCCGGGCTTCAGGCGGGCGCCCTTGGGCAGGCGATCGAGCACGCGGTCGTCCAGGCCACCGCCCTCTACACCGCCGAGGACACCAAGGAAGCGCGCACGCGGCTGTCGGCGCTGCACGACGCCCTGGCGGCGGTGGAACAGGTCCGGGGCCCGTTCCTGGTGGCGATGGAGGATCAGCTGCCGTCGGACCGGCGCCGCCGGTTCGACCTGTTCGTGAAGGAGTTCATCGCCTACCAGAACGACACCGCTGAGCTCGGCCTGACCATCTCGCCCAAGGCCGCCCTCATCCAGGCCACCGACGAGGCGACGGTGAGAAACCGGGAGCACATGATCGCGGAGATCGGCCTGCTTGGCCGCGAGGTGCTCACCCGGCTCAACGAGCGGCGCGCCGCTGACGCCGCGGATCGCAGCACCGCCCGCCTGGCGCTGATCGTCGTGCCCGCCGTGGCCCTCGCCTTCGGGCTGCTTGCCGCGATCTGGATCATAATCAGCCAGGTCCAGAAGCCGCTCGGCCGGTTGAAATCCAGCATGACCGCGCTGGCGGCCAACGACCTCGGCCGTACGATCCCGTTCACCCACCGCCAGGACGAGATCGGCGAGATGGCCAGCGCCATCGCGGGCTTCCAGACGGCCCTGATCGAGAAGCGGAAGCTCGATACCGAGGCGCAGGCCCGCCGTGATCGCGACCGGGTCCGGGCCGAGCAACTGGCGGAGGCGACCCGCGCCTTCGAGGGGGAGACCCACCGCGCCGTGGCGGATCTCGCCGGATCGGCCGATTCGATGCAGGATGCTGCCGCGACGCTCACCGGAACGGCCGGCGACATGGCGTCCCGGGCCGCCGTGGTGGCGGGTGCCTCGAGCCAGACCGCCGACATCGTCGACAGCATCGCCGGCGCGGCCGAAGAGTTCGCAGCCTCCGCCCGGGAGATCGAGGGGCGGGTCCGCCACACCAGCGAGATCGCGGCCTCCGCGCTGACCGACACCAAGCAGCTGGAGATCACGGTCTCGAGCCTGTCGCAGGCGGCTGCCGAGATCGATGCCGTCGTCACCCTGATCCGCACGGTGGCGGAGCAGACCAACCTGCTCGCCTTGAACGCCACCATCGAGGCGGCCCGCGCCGGCGCAGCCGGGCGCGGCTTTGCCGTGGTCGCCGCCGAGGTGAAAGCGCTCGCCGGCCAGACCGCGCTCGCGACCGACCGGATCACCGGCCAGGTCGGGTCGATCCAGGGGGCAGCCGCCAACACGGTCGGTGCCATCGCGTCGATCGGCGAGACGATCGCCCGGATGAGCGTGATCGCCTCAGAGGTTGCCCAGGCGGCAGACCAGCAGGGCGCGGCCAGCCAGGAGATCGCCCGGGCCATCGCGGATGCGGCGGCGGACTCGCACAAGGTCTCCGAGAGCGTTGGAGGCGTGCGCGCCGCGGCCGCCTCCAACGAGGTGCAGGCCGAGCAGGTGCGCGGCAGCGCCTCCCGGGTGAGCACCGGGACCCGGACCCTGCAACAGGCGATCGAGACCTTCCTGGGGCAGGTCCACGCCGCGTAG